The following coding sequences are from one Gossypium hirsutum isolate 1008001.06 chromosome A12, Gossypium_hirsutum_v2.1, whole genome shotgun sequence window:
- the LOC107929602 gene encoding alpha-1,3-mannosyl-glycoprotein 2-beta-N-acetylglucosaminyltransferase, which yields MAKLSCDFRYLLIPAAFVFIYIQMRLFTTQSEYADRMAEAVDAEHHCTSQMRLLIDQISMQQEQIVALEEGKKRKDQECAQFKTLVNDLEKKALQRVIDKTQVPVAAVVIMACNRADYLERTVASVLKYQSSVASKYPLFVSQDGSDPRVKTKALSYKELTYMQHIDYDPVHTDRPGELIAYYKIARHYKWALDELFYKHNFDRVIILEDDMEIAPDFFDYFEAAAALLDKDKSIMAVSSWNDNGQKQFVYDPYALYRSDFFPGLGWMLTRSVWNELSPKWPKAYWDDWLRLKDNHNGRQFLRPEVCRTYNFGEHGSSMGQFFEKYLAPIKMNDVKVDWKSQDLSYLTEEKYAQYFADILKAAKPVPGTDPALMASNIEGDIRIQYRDQSDFEYIAQQFGVFEEWKDGVPRTAYKGVVVFRYHPPRRVFLVGPDSLQQLGIENA from the exons ATGGCTAAGCTAAGCTGCGATTTCCGGTACCTTCTCATCCCCGCTGCATTCGTATTCATATACATCCAG ATGCGACTTTTCACCACGCAATCTGAATATGCAGATCGAATGGCTGAAGCG GTCGATGCAGAACACCATTGTACGAGTCAAATGCGACTACTAATTGATCAAATTAGTATGCAACAAGAGCAAATCGTGGCCCTGGAAG AGGGGAAGAAGCGAAAGGATCAGGAGTGCGCACAATTCAAGACTCTTGTTAATGATCTTGAAA AGAAAGCTCTTCAAAGAGTAATTGACAAAACACAG GTACCTGTGGCAGCTGTAGTAATCATGGCATGCAATCGTGCTGATTATCTGGAAAGGACAGTTGCGTCTGTCTTAAA GTATCAGAGCTCTGTTGCTTCAAAGTATCCACTTTTTGTATCTCag GATGGATCAGATCCAAGGGTTAAAACTAAGGCTTTGAGTTATAAGGAGCTAACTTATATGCAG CACATAGATTATGATCCGGTGCATACAGACCGGCCTGGGGAATTGATCGCATACTACAAGATTGCCC GTCACTACAAATGGGCATTGGATGAGTTGTTCTACAAGCACAATTTTGACCGAGTAATAATACTTGAAG ATGATATGGAAATTGCCCCTGATTTTTTTGATTACTTTGAGGCAGCTGCTGCCCTTCTCGACAAGGACAA GTCAATTATGGCTGTTTCCTCATGGAATGACAATGGGCAAAAGCAGTTTGTGTATGACCCAT ATGCACTTTATCGCTCAGATTTCTTTCCTGGTCTTGGCTGGATGCTTACTAGATCTGTATGGAATGAGCTATCACCAAAATGGCCAAAAGC TTACTGGGATGACTGGTTGAGATTAAAAGATAATCACAATGGTCGACAATTCCTTCGTCCTGAAGTATGCAGAACATATAATTTTGGTGAGCAT GGTTCAAGCATGGGGCAGTTTTTCGAAAAATACCTTGCACCTATTAAGATGAATGACGTCAAG GTGGACTGGAAGTCACAGGATTTGAGCTACCTAACTGAG GAAAAATATGCACAATACTTTGCAGACATTTTGAAAGCGGCAAAACCTGTCCCTGGAACAGATCCTGCTCTTATGGCATCTAATATAGAAGGAGATATACGTATTCAGTATAGAGATCAATCAGACTTTGAATACATTGCACAGCAATTTGGAGTTTTTGAAGAATGGAAG GACGGTGTACCAAGGACAGCGTATAAAGGAGTAGTGGTTTTCAGGTACCACCCACCAAGACGTGTATTTCTGGTTGGTCCTGACTCTCTACAGCAGCTTGGGATTGAAAATGCTTGA
- the LOC107920924 gene encoding bromodomain and WD repeat-containing protein 1 isoform X1, which produces MSKIVEKKQKKKKGRPSLLDLQKRNLKEQQQNQHNTKRNDSTPQITLNYDSATATSLRRSTRRHRNNDDDDEEDDADEEEEQELGEHELARKKRREKKMKLVLKLPSSQQKSPVNSESRGSDSNREDSNADLSHKKRKINSIGDGSGIADSKKEDKSVSGANPASNSQGGQLDSGPSTPLPDKKLLLFILDRLQKKDTYGVFSEPVDPEELPDYHEVIEHPMDFGTIRKKLASGAYANLEQFENDVFLICSNAMQYNAPDTIYFRQARSIQELAKKSFDNLRQDSDDNEAEPKVIRRGRPPTKHFKKQPGRPSLEHAASEFASDATPATGQENTLWSNHDMRRGPLASDKSNFADSSGKFYSSHNDVYSGSFTENKSDRNDEGIGSVLVGYMMKHGKKHFVLDENRRNTYNPSSAAREASVLNTFNGERKQLLTVGVYYEHGYTRSLARFAANLGPVAWKIASKRIEKCLPAGVNFGPGWVGENDIPVPRPLQLPSLSLPPGQKTFGQNSYSSTETYAPETREDKQSDKPEADNLSEKHVPSVQSVSGGHSSKPIPASATTTSSLLAAKRSQESWNQKTEASEGFSNTGFNMKNSSAGAGQPRPPFPIHPGMNGYNNGAYGFNLPAHMAKLIGTARPPGFSFQSSQRLDTVSRNATNFAHPANANSNPNNPKLSENSCTMNPSSPSPNSRGEMVATPRSRIHPPSSWEELSPHQKLESMLSPQQKPDSSLSPKQKPDSVPPDLNIRFQSPGSPSSSRADTAHPDLALQL; this is translated from the exons atgAGTAAGATAGTGGAGAAGAagcagaagaagaagaaagggagACCTTCTCTTTTAGATCTCCAAAAACGGAACCTTAAAGAACAACAGCAAAATCAACACAACACCAAAAGAAATGATTCTACCCCTCAAATTACTCTTAATTACGACTCTGCCACTGCCACTTCTCTCCGTCGATCAACCCGCCGACATCGGAATAACGATGACGACGACGAAGAAGACGACGCCGACGAAGAAGAAGAACAAGAGCTGGGGGAGCATGAATTGGCCCGAAAAAAACGACGGGAGAAGAAGATGAAGCTCGTTCTCAAGTTGCCTTCCTCGCAGCAAAAATCGCCGGTTAATTCCGAATCCCGCGGCTCCGATTCGAATCGCGAGGACAGTAACGCGGACTTGAGTCACAAGAAGAGGAAAATCAATTCAATCGGGGACGGATCCGGAATTGCTGATTCCAAAAAg GAAGATAAGTCTGTTTCTGGTGCAAACCCCGCAAGTAATAGCCAAG GTGGTCAGTTGGATTCTGGACCCTCAACGCCTTTACCGGACAAAAAGCTGTTACTGTTCATTCTAGACAGGCTTCAGAA GAAGGACACTTATGGCGTGTTTTCGGAGCCCGTGGATCCTGAAGAG CTGCCAGACTATCATGAAGTCATCGAGCATCCTATGGATTTTGGAACTATTAGGAAAAAACTTGCTAGTGGTGCTTATGCCAACTTAGAACAGTTTGAG AACGACGTTTTCCTCATATGTTCAAATGCGATGCAGTATAATGCTCCTGATACTATATATTTTCGACAG GCACGATCTATACAAGAGCTAGCGAAAAAGAGCTTTGATAATTTACGGCAAGATAGTGATGATAATGAAGCAGAGCCAAAGGTGATTAGGAGAGGTAGACCTCCAACCAAACATTTCAAGAAGCAGCCAGGCAGACCTTCCTTGGAGCATGCTGCTTCAGAATTTGCCTCAGATGCCACCCCTGCTACTGGTCAAGAGAATACCCTATGGTCCAATCATGATATGAGGAGAGGACCTCTTGCTTCTGACAAGTCTAATTTTGCAGATTCTTCTGGAAAATTTTATAGTTCTCACAATGATGTTTATTCAGGCTCATTCACTGAAAACAAATCTGACAGAAATGATGAAGGTATAG GTTCTGTTTTAGTAGGTTATATGATGAAGCATGGAAAAAAGCATTTTGTGCTGGATGAGAATAGACGTAACACTTATAATCCATCATCTGCTGCACGAGAGGCATCCGTTCTGAATACTTTTAATGGAGAGAGGAAGCAGCTACTGACT GTGGGGGTATACTACGAGCATGGTTACACACGAAGTCTAGCTCGATTTGCTGCAAACCTTGGTCCAGTTGCCTGGAAAATTGCTTCTAAAAGGATAGAAAAGTGTTTGCCAGCTGGAGTAAATTTTGGTCCTGGATGGGTTGGGGAAAATGATATTCCAGTACCCAGACCTTTACAACTACCTTCTCTCTCGCTTCCACCAGGCCAGAAGACATTTGGTCAAAATTCATACTCTTCCACTGAAACTTATGCCCCGGAAACCCGAGAAGATAAGCAATCTGACAAGCCTGAAGCAGATAATTTGTCTGAGAAGCATGTTCCTTCTGTCCAATCTGTCTCAGGTGGCCATTCAAGTAAACCTATACCTGCTTCTGCCACTACTACATCATCCCTTTTAGCTGCTAAAAGATCTCAGGAATCATGGAATCAAAAGACTGAAGCCAGTGAGGGATTTTCCAATACTGGTTTTAACATGAAAAACAGCAGTGCAGGAGCAGGCCAGCCGAGGCCTCCCTTCCCTATTCATCCTGGCATGAATGGATATAATAATGGTGCTTATGGCTTTAACCTCCCAGCTCATATGGCGAAACTAATTGGGACTGCCAGGCCTCCTGGGTTCAGTTTCCAGTCATCTCAGAGGCTTGACACAGTCTCGAGGAATGCAACTAACTTCGCGCATCCAGCAAACGCAAACTCGAACCCAAACAACCCTAAATTATCAGAAAATTCATGCACAATGAATCCCAGCTCTCCATCACCAAATTCCAGGGGCGAGATGGTGGCAACCCCGAGATCAAGGATTCATCCACCATCATCATGGGAAGAATTATCTCCGCATCAGAAACTGGAGTCCATGTTATCACCACAACAAAAACCAGACTCAAGCTTGTCACCAAAACAGAAACCAGATTCAGTTCCACCAGATCTTAATATCAGATTTCAGTCACCTGGGTCACCAAGTTCAAGTCGAGCCGATACAGCTCACCCAGATTTAGCTTTGCAGCTCTGA
- the LOC107920924 gene encoding bromodomain and WD repeat-containing protein 1 isoform X2, with protein sequence MSKIVEKKQKKKKGRPSLLDLQKRNLKEQQQNQHNTKRNDSTPQITLNYDSATATSLRRSTRRHRNNDDDDEEDDADEEEEQELGEHELARKKRREKKMKLVLKLPSSQQKSPVNSESRGSDSNREDSNADLSHKKRKINSIGDGSGIADSKKEDKSVSGANPASNSQGGQLDSGPSTPLPDKKLLLFILDRLQKKDTYGVFSEPVDPEELPDYHEVIEHPMDFGTIRKKLASGAYANLEQFENDVFLICSNAMQYNAPDTIYFRQARSIQELAKKSFDNLRQDSDDNEAEPKVIRRGRPPTKHFKKQPGRPSLEHAASEFASDATPATGQENTLWSNHDMRRGPLASDKSNFADSSGKFYSSHNDVYSGSFTENKSDRNDEGSVLVGYMMKHGKKHFVLDENRRNTYNPSSAAREASVLNTFNGERKQLLTVGVYYEHGYTRSLARFAANLGPVAWKIASKRIEKCLPAGVNFGPGWVGENDIPVPRPLQLPSLSLPPGQKTFGQNSYSSTETYAPETREDKQSDKPEADNLSEKHVPSVQSVSGGHSSKPIPASATTTSSLLAAKRSQESWNQKTEASEGFSNTGFNMKNSSAGAGQPRPPFPIHPGMNGYNNGAYGFNLPAHMAKLIGTARPPGFSFQSSQRLDTVSRNATNFAHPANANSNPNNPKLSENSCTMNPSSPSPNSRGEMVATPRSRIHPPSSWEELSPHQKLESMLSPQQKPDSSLSPKQKPDSVPPDLNIRFQSPGSPSSSRADTAHPDLALQL encoded by the exons atgAGTAAGATAGTGGAGAAGAagcagaagaagaagaaagggagACCTTCTCTTTTAGATCTCCAAAAACGGAACCTTAAAGAACAACAGCAAAATCAACACAACACCAAAAGAAATGATTCTACCCCTCAAATTACTCTTAATTACGACTCTGCCACTGCCACTTCTCTCCGTCGATCAACCCGCCGACATCGGAATAACGATGACGACGACGAAGAAGACGACGCCGACGAAGAAGAAGAACAAGAGCTGGGGGAGCATGAATTGGCCCGAAAAAAACGACGGGAGAAGAAGATGAAGCTCGTTCTCAAGTTGCCTTCCTCGCAGCAAAAATCGCCGGTTAATTCCGAATCCCGCGGCTCCGATTCGAATCGCGAGGACAGTAACGCGGACTTGAGTCACAAGAAGAGGAAAATCAATTCAATCGGGGACGGATCCGGAATTGCTGATTCCAAAAAg GAAGATAAGTCTGTTTCTGGTGCAAACCCCGCAAGTAATAGCCAAG GTGGTCAGTTGGATTCTGGACCCTCAACGCCTTTACCGGACAAAAAGCTGTTACTGTTCATTCTAGACAGGCTTCAGAA GAAGGACACTTATGGCGTGTTTTCGGAGCCCGTGGATCCTGAAGAG CTGCCAGACTATCATGAAGTCATCGAGCATCCTATGGATTTTGGAACTATTAGGAAAAAACTTGCTAGTGGTGCTTATGCCAACTTAGAACAGTTTGAG AACGACGTTTTCCTCATATGTTCAAATGCGATGCAGTATAATGCTCCTGATACTATATATTTTCGACAG GCACGATCTATACAAGAGCTAGCGAAAAAGAGCTTTGATAATTTACGGCAAGATAGTGATGATAATGAAGCAGAGCCAAAGGTGATTAGGAGAGGTAGACCTCCAACCAAACATTTCAAGAAGCAGCCAGGCAGACCTTCCTTGGAGCATGCTGCTTCAGAATTTGCCTCAGATGCCACCCCTGCTACTGGTCAAGAGAATACCCTATGGTCCAATCATGATATGAGGAGAGGACCTCTTGCTTCTGACAAGTCTAATTTTGCAGATTCTTCTGGAAAATTTTATAGTTCTCACAATGATGTTTATTCAGGCTCATTCACTGAAAACAAATCTGACAGAAATGATGAAG GTTCTGTTTTAGTAGGTTATATGATGAAGCATGGAAAAAAGCATTTTGTGCTGGATGAGAATAGACGTAACACTTATAATCCATCATCTGCTGCACGAGAGGCATCCGTTCTGAATACTTTTAATGGAGAGAGGAAGCAGCTACTGACT GTGGGGGTATACTACGAGCATGGTTACACACGAAGTCTAGCTCGATTTGCTGCAAACCTTGGTCCAGTTGCCTGGAAAATTGCTTCTAAAAGGATAGAAAAGTGTTTGCCAGCTGGAGTAAATTTTGGTCCTGGATGGGTTGGGGAAAATGATATTCCAGTACCCAGACCTTTACAACTACCTTCTCTCTCGCTTCCACCAGGCCAGAAGACATTTGGTCAAAATTCATACTCTTCCACTGAAACTTATGCCCCGGAAACCCGAGAAGATAAGCAATCTGACAAGCCTGAAGCAGATAATTTGTCTGAGAAGCATGTTCCTTCTGTCCAATCTGTCTCAGGTGGCCATTCAAGTAAACCTATACCTGCTTCTGCCACTACTACATCATCCCTTTTAGCTGCTAAAAGATCTCAGGAATCATGGAATCAAAAGACTGAAGCCAGTGAGGGATTTTCCAATACTGGTTTTAACATGAAAAACAGCAGTGCAGGAGCAGGCCAGCCGAGGCCTCCCTTCCCTATTCATCCTGGCATGAATGGATATAATAATGGTGCTTATGGCTTTAACCTCCCAGCTCATATGGCGAAACTAATTGGGACTGCCAGGCCTCCTGGGTTCAGTTTCCAGTCATCTCAGAGGCTTGACACAGTCTCGAGGAATGCAACTAACTTCGCGCATCCAGCAAACGCAAACTCGAACCCAAACAACCCTAAATTATCAGAAAATTCATGCACAATGAATCCCAGCTCTCCATCACCAAATTCCAGGGGCGAGATGGTGGCAACCCCGAGATCAAGGATTCATCCACCATCATCATGGGAAGAATTATCTCCGCATCAGAAACTGGAGTCCATGTTATCACCACAACAAAAACCAGACTCAAGCTTGTCACCAAAACAGAAACCAGATTCAGTTCCACCAGATCTTAATATCAGATTTCAGTCACCTGGGTCACCAAGTTCAAGTCGAGCCGATACAGCTCACCCAGATTTAGCTTTGCAGCTCTGA